TTCCGGTTGAGGTGCGTAGTCCACCATCCCGGCCTTTGGCAAACGCATAGTAGGAACGAAAGGCGAGGGAATGACCATCAACTAGCAGCAGTTTTGGAGTGGTCGCAGCAGCAGTGTTATCCAAGGTAGACCTATGGGGCGATGAGAAAATTGACGGTACTTATTGTAGCGACAATGCGGCCCAAAACTGGATTGATCAAGGTTCAAACGCAAAAAATGTGATTGCCGCTGCGGCGCGATTATGTCGAGATATTCTGTGTGAGGGACGTGGCCGTTGACTCAACGTCTGGATCAGTGGTGGTGGTTGTCGGTTGCTTCTGAGCCAGTGGGAGGGTGAACCAAAATGTAGAACCAGCATTGCGTTCACTTTCGACGCCGAGTTCGCCCATATGCGCTTGAATGATTTGATGGCAAAGGAAAAGTCCGAGCCCTAATCCGGTTAAGCGGCGATCGAATTTCCCACGGGGGTAAGGTCGGATAAAGAGGGCGTGTTGTTGTTCGGGGCTGAGACCAACGCCATTGTCTTTGACTTCGACAAATAAATGTTCTTGAGCGGGTAATACCCGTGCGGCGATCGTGATGGTGGTGGTGGATGAATTATGCTGAATTGCGTTACTGATAAGATTTTCAAACACCCGCTGGAGGTATGTCGCATCCCCTTGGATATCGGGCAAATCGATGCTGATTTGATTCTGGATATTGCCTTGGTGGGTGGCGGTAATTGGCTGCAGCTGATTCAGTGCGTGGGCAATTAAACTATGACAGTTCAGCGCTTCGGGATTCGGTTGAAAGCGTGGGTCGGGCATATCGGCATATTCGTCGAGCAGTGCCTGAATCAAGTCGATTTGGCGATTACTGCTTTCCAGCATGCGATCGAGAATGGATTTGGGCAGCGAAATTCGATCACCGGATTGCATGGCCAATTTTTGCAGCACCATTAACATGCCGAGGACGGGTGTCCGTAAGTCATGGTTGACGGCATGGAGCAGTTGCTGCCGGGCCTGGTCACGGTCCATAAACTCGGTAATGTTATGGCGTAATTGCTCGGTGCGATCGCGCACCTCAGTCTCCATTGTGTTGGCGTGGGTTTGGAGATTGTTATAGAGGTTGCCTTGCTGAATTGCCAGCTCGATTTGGGGGGCTAGCCGTTTGATTAAGTCAACTTCGGCTGGTTGCCATTGCCGCGCTGCTTGGCATTGGTGAATGACGAGCAAGCCAAAGGGTTGACCATCTTGTTCTAGGGATGTCGTAAGACTCGACCGAATTTTGTAGCGTTCATAGGCGGCTTGGAGAAACGGCGTGACTTCAACGGTGCGGACATCGTCGCGGACTTGGACCGGTTGATTTTGATAGCGTCCCTGCATTTCGGTGACAATTTCGGCGGGAATTTGGGTGCCCAAAATCGATGGCCAAGCATCGATTACCGATTCGGCACTGACAAACCCTTCACCGGATTCATTGGCTTGGAAAAGGCAAACCCGATCGGCATTCAAGAGTTGCCGCACTTCTTCAACGGTCTGCTGCAAAATCTCCGAGATATTCAGTGATTGGCGAATCCGGTTGGAGACCTCATTTAACAGGCGTTCGACGTCGCCATCGGGGGGGCTCTGATTCAGGCTGCGAGAGTTGGCCTGGAGTTGATCAATCAGGGTTTGTCGCTCTTGGACGGCCGCGCCGGTAACGAGGGAAATGGCGAGCACGATCGTACTCCAGCTTTGAAAATCAGTAATGCCTAATTCGAGGTTACCACCCCGCGCCAGAAATAGCCCGGAGCCATGAAAGGTATACCAAGCCGCTAAGCTGACAATCAGAAAGCCGCTAAAAATACTGCCGCGCTGGCCAAACCGGGCGACGGCCCAAGCAAGGCAGAAAAAGGGGAGATATTCCAACCAAGGAATGCTGGGTTTTGCATGGGTGACGGTGATCCAGCTGCTCAGGCCTACGGCAAATAGCCAGAGCACAATGGCCCAATTGCGGGGTTGGAAGAGGCGGCGGAGTTGTCGGGGATGGCTATGTTCGACGACCCATTGCCAATCGAGGGGCCGACCATGATTAAACGTGAGCAACAATGGTGCAACGGTTAGAATTCCTAGGCTGTCGGCACGCCACAGACTCCACCAGTAACTGCCCATAACGGGCAATGGCAGGATATTGCCAAAGGAACGACTCAGACTACTAATTGTGGCATTGAGACTACTTGGAAGGAGGGCCGCAAATAGGATGAAGAGCATAATATCGCGCACCCGATGCAGCATCGGACTGACATTTAAGCGCCGCATAAACCAGTAGCCTAATCCGGTGGCGACGCCATTCCCGAAGGTTGTGCCAATGATCGCTTCCCAGGGCATACCCTGGGTCTTTGCACTCCAGCAGGAGGCAATCAAAATTCCAATGAGGGCCGATGGTCCATACAGCAGCATTAAGGCCAGCGCGAGTCCCGCAACGGGATTGAGCGGTGGGGTATTCGTGCCAATATGCAACCATGCTAAAACCCAGCGCTCTAGGTTATAGCAGGCGACTGCTGTGCCTAAAATCACCCAAATACTTCGGAAAGGCTCGCGCCTCAAGACTTTTCCAACCTGCCACGCAGCCATAGCCAAAATCTACTGAGGAAACACATGCCCCATAATCGGCGAGGTCATCTGCGTCAGCGATACCACCGCTTTTCTAGGTCTATCAGCACTATAAGCGAAATCTTGGGAACCGGAAGACAGATTTCCGCTGGCGGTGGTCGAAGGCCGGTCATTGGGCAGAATTTGGTGGAATTGATGAAATGAATGAATGTTGCCTCTTTGTCACATCTTTCGGGATATGCCGTCACAGAAAGGGAATAAGGTGATAATGCTAAAAAAGACTACAAAGTATTATTCGGTATGGTGAAGTTGTTGAATCAGTGGGTGGCCTTGCCCGATCGCTTAGTGGTCCTGTGTCTGGTTGGTAGCACTATGCTGGCGATCGGTGGCTGTGAAGCGGTTGCGAAACGTCAGGAACCGGCGAATCCATCCGTGGCAGAGCAGCGTGAATCCCCCAAGCCACCGGCCCAAACGGCGAATTCCTCGACAGCTGCACCGATGGTGAATAATCCGAATTTCATTGCGGATGCGGTGGAGCGGGTTGGCCCGTCGGTCGTGCGGATTAATGCCTTGAAGCGTGTAAACGGCGACGTTGATCCATTCCGCCAATTTTTTGGTGAAGGGGGAATGCCGGAAGAGAAGGTGCGTGAGGGATCAGGATCGGGATTTATCTTGACATCGAATGGCCGGGTGTTGACCAATGCCCATGTGGTTGAGGGCGCGGACGAAGTTGAGGTGAAGCTTAAAGATGGTCGCTCGTTTAAGGGCAAGGTCGTGGGACTGGATACGGTCACCGATATTGCGGCGATCAAAATTGCGGCGAATGAATTGCCCGCCGTGACAATTGGGAATTCGGATCAACTGACTCCGGGGAATTGGGCGATCGCCATTGGTAATCCACTGGGTCTCGATAACACGGTGACGGCTGGGATTATTAGTGCTTTGGGTCGAAGTAGCCGAGAAGTGGGGATTTCGGATAAGCGCGTTAGCTTTATTCAGACCGATGCCGCAATTAATCCAGGGAACTCGGGTGGTCCATTGTTGAACGATCGCGGTGAGGTGATTGGGGTGAATACGGCGATTCGAGCCAATGCTCAAGGTTTGGGCTTTGCAATTCCGATGAGCACGGCCCAGCGGATTGCCGATCAGTTATTTGCTCAAGGTAAGGCGAGTCACCCATTCCTCGGGATTCAGATGCTTGATCTGACGCCACAACTGAAGCAGCGGCTGAATGAAAATGCTGAGCTTGATTTTAAAGTTACTCAAGATCAAGGCGTATTGGTGGTACTAGTGGGTCGCAATACACCGGCATTGACTGCTGGGATGAAGCCTGGCGATATTCTGAAGAAAATTGAGGAGACGGAGATTAAAGAAGCTGAGGATGTCCGCGATCGGCTGGATCGGGCCAAAGTGGGTGAACCAGTATCGGTGACGGTCGATCGGCAGGGACAGACAGTTGTGCTGAAGGTGACACCGGTCAACCTGCCGCCTCGGTCCTAAATTACGTCTGGAGTGATGCGATGTTGATTTAAGTGCTAATTGGTCCAAAAAAGCATTCGGGAGCGATGGTTAAACTGAACCATCGCTCCCGAATGCTTGATCGAATGCCGCATGACATCGCCTTGATCATCACCTTGCTGGAACAGTCACCTTGCCTTAATCGTCGTCCCCAAATGAAGGCAGCGAGTCAAAAATCGATGTCTCTAGCTCCATCCGCTGTTCCATTTGGCGGAGGAAGTAGCCAGTCAACATTGCGGATGCCAACATCCCGGCGAGATTTTCACGATCGGTAGAAATTTTAATATTGAATGCTTCCCCCGGAAGCACACCCACTAATCCCTGAACGTTGTGGGAAATGATTTGTTTGACTTGGGGACTAACGGACCGCGCGATGCGTTCGAGGACTTCGGGGGGTTGGTGCTGGAGATACTTCAACAGCGCGTTGGTATCGACGGCTTCTCCGTCATTTAAGAAGTTGATGCTGTCAGGATCAAATGCCATTAGCGCCTCTTGGAAATCAGTGGACAAGCCTTTATGCCGTTGTCTCGAAGCAGTTGAATGTAACTAAAAATTGCTTCAAGTGCGTTGAAATCTCAACTCTTGTTCTATAGAGTTTACCCAATTAAGGCGGGAGTCGCATGGTGCTTCTGCGGATCTTGCGGCAATTTGCCCGAATATGCGGGGTTTGAAGTTGCATAAACTCCTGGTAGGGAGTGGATTCATCGAATCTACCGATTCAGGCAAATTAGTCTGGATGATTGGGCGGATTTACGTTGCAGCTGTTGCTACGGTATCGGGTGTGATCGTGTCGGCCTCAAGTTCTGATTCATAGAGTTGCTCTTCGCGTTCGAGCACCTCATCGGAAATTGTGCCGACTACGGTCGGAGGTGCCGGGGGGGCTGATTCATTGGTAGCTGTTTCATGGGCTTCAGCATCAGTCACCTCACCGTCAGCGTTATGGTCGCTGGCGTCAGCCAGGGTGGGTGCTTCTGTCTCAGTCGCTTCGTCGGACTCGACCGCTGCTTCTGGTTTGCTGGCAGATGCGGATTGGACTTTGGTGGTATTGCTGCTCGATTCCCCCAGGAGTTGATCGATGTTGCCAGGTAACTGGTTTAGCTGGAAATATTGGTGGAACTTATCCGTGACTTGCAGCCAGAACGATCGACCATCTGATCGTCGGCGTTTGCGCACGAAACCTTTTTCGACTAAGTCGCGCACGTGGTCGTAGGCGGTGGAACCGCGCAGGTTGATCAGATCGGTTTGGATCATGGGGCCTTTGAGCGCGATGACTGCCAAGGTGCGTAAAGCGCCTTTGCCGATGTCAGCAGGAATCAGATTTTGAACCAGATTCTGGAAGTCTTCCCGTAGTTGGAGGCTATAGCCATTAGGAGTTTCAATTACCTCAAGGGCGGTTTCCCGATGGGCATAGTCGGCCATCAGTTCTAACAGCCCCTCTTCGGCATCATCACGATCGCAGCAGGCGAGCTCGGCAATTTCTGCCAAGGTAAGCGCCTGCGCCTTGAGGTAAAGGATTGCTTCAATTGTTGTTGCTAGACGAGCCATAGGTATAGATGAACCACTTGCTAGTCGTGAATTTCAAGATTCACATACGAATTGTGAGTGGCGCAATTAAAGCAGAAAATCGCCCGTCTTGAAAATTTTTATCGACTTAGCTGGCTTGTCGATCCTGTGATTGGAGCGGTTGATGATGGCTGGAAATCTTCGTCTGTTCTGAGATATAGCGATCATGCTGCCGCTGCATTAAACGTTGTACGGCGATAATGGCGGGATTAACTTCGACATATCGACGCTCTGGATCCTGCTTGTAATGGCTGTATTCGCTTTCGATCATTTCGATGTCTTGCCGCAGAAAGCGCATAAAGAAACGCTCCCGAATCACGGGTTCTAAAACGGTTCGAATTGGATCGAGGATCCAGCGTGGGATGCGGACCTTGACGAACATCATGGCAAAGGAACGACTGTGGCTCGGATCGATCGGCAACCGCATCAGATAGAGAAATGAGCTGCCTTTGAGGGTATTGATGTAGTTGGGATAGACGTAATCGACGGTGATGGTTTGGGTGGTTTGGCCGCTGCTGTCATTGAGGCCGAGGAAGTTGGTCATGATGCCACTGTAGGAAACTTGATATTCCGCGCAGACGGAGTTTTCCGTTTGTTGCAATTGCTTGAGGATTGGGTCATACCAGCCCTGGAGATTTTGGTGAAGATGACCGTGGAAAACATCCATCGTGTTTTCATTGCAGATGGTGTAGTGAGATTCAAATTCTGCCCCGATCGGGATCATCAAATAGTTGGGATCATCGTATTGGGGGATTTCCAGCATCGGGGTGGAGTCTGCCCGGGATTGATCGCCCGGGAATAAGAAAATCAGGCCATAGCGCTCGCGGACTGGGTAGGTGCGGAGACAGGCGCGTGGCAGTTTTTGGTCCGTGGGGTAATAGGGAATATTGCTGCATTCACCTGCAGGGGAAAATTCCCACCCATGGTAGGCACAGACGATGTTATCGCCTTTAACGCTGCCCTTGTGCAGCGAAACGCCTTTGTGGGGACAAATATCTTCGACGGCCTGAATTTGGCCAGTTTGGTCGCGGTATAGGGCGATCTCTTGGTTCCAAATTTTGACTGGGGTGATTTGTTGATCAGCGGTAACATCTTTGGCCCAGGCGACGGCATACCAATAATTGGGGTTAATCCCGATGGTCCGAATCTGGTTTTGAACGATTTGCCCTGTGAGTTGGGGGTTTAGGGTTGCGGTTGTCGATTCCATTATGGGGTAGATCCTTCACCAATCGAGTTCAATGTCTTATTTCTGATTTTGGCGTTTGTGGTGGAGTTTGGCCACACTAAATTTGGCGAACTTCAATTAGTCATACACAGTTTGGCGAGTTTTGGATTTTCCCTCATACTAGGAAAAGCAAAATACATGATTTGGTCTCAGCAGCAAAATTCCCTTCGCCCATGGATATCCGTAAATGTTGTGACCTTTTAGATTTGCGCCCGGGTTATTCCCAGGAAGATTTAAAGCAGGCATATAAGGATTTGGTCCAGGTTTGGCATCCCGATCGGTTTTCCCACAGTGAGCGGTTGAAGCAAAAAGCCGAAAGTAAACTGAAGCAGATTAATTTGGCCTATGAGGTGCTTGATCAGGCGTTAGTGAAGCGGGCAAAGCTCCAGGCACATCGTGCGGCGCAGTCGATGAATTCGCCGGAATCCGTGGAGGAGCAGATTGTGCGGTCGG
The sequence above is drawn from the Romeriopsis navalis LEGE 11480 genome and encodes:
- a CDS encoding sensor histidine kinase, which encodes MAAWQVGKVLRREPFRSIWVILGTAVACYNLERWVLAWLHIGTNTPPLNPVAGLALALMLLYGPSALIGILIASCWSAKTQGMPWEAIIGTTFGNGVATGLGYWFMRRLNVSPMLHRVRDIMLFILFAALLPSSLNATISSLSRSFGNILPLPVMGSYWWSLWRADSLGILTVAPLLLTFNHGRPLDWQWVVEHSHPRQLRRLFQPRNWAIVLWLFAVGLSSWITVTHAKPSIPWLEYLPFFCLAWAVARFGQRGSIFSGFLIVSLAAWYTFHGSGLFLARGGNLELGITDFQSWSTIVLAISLVTGAAVQERQTLIDQLQANSRSLNQSPPDGDVERLLNEVSNRIRQSLNISEILQQTVEEVRQLLNADRVCLFQANESGEGFVSAESVIDAWPSILGTQIPAEIVTEMQGRYQNQPVQVRDDVRTVEVTPFLQAAYERYKIRSSLTTSLEQDGQPFGLLVIHQCQAARQWQPAEVDLIKRLAPQIELAIQQGNLYNNLQTHANTMETEVRDRTEQLRHNITEFMDRDQARQQLLHAVNHDLRTPVLGMLMVLQKLAMQSGDRISLPKSILDRMLESSNRQIDLIQALLDEYADMPDPRFQPNPEALNCHSLIAHALNQLQPITATHQGNIQNQISIDLPDIQGDATYLQRVFENLISNAIQHNSSTTTITIAARVLPAQEHLFVEVKDNGVGLSPEQQHALFIRPYPRGKFDRRLTGLGLGLFLCHQIIQAHMGELGVESERNAGSTFWFTLPLAQKQPTTTTTDPDVESTATSLTQNIST
- a CDS encoding HhoA/HhoB/HtrA family serine endopeptidase, with product MVKLLNQWVALPDRLVVLCLVGSTMLAIGGCEAVAKRQEPANPSVAEQRESPKPPAQTANSSTAAPMVNNPNFIADAVERVGPSVVRINALKRVNGDVDPFRQFFGEGGMPEEKVREGSGSGFILTSNGRVLTNAHVVEGADEVEVKLKDGRSFKGKVVGLDTVTDIAAIKIAANELPAVTIGNSDQLTPGNWAIAIGNPLGLDNTVTAGIISALGRSSREVGISDKRVSFIQTDAAINPGNSGGPLLNDRGEVIGVNTAIRANAQGLGFAIPMSTAQRIADQLFAQGKASHPFLGIQMLDLTPQLKQRLNENAELDFKVTQDQGVLVVLVGRNTPALTAGMKPGDILKKIEETEIKEAEDVRDRLDRAKVGEPVSVTVDRQGQTVVLKVTPVNLPPRS
- a CDS encoding DUF760 domain-containing protein, with protein sequence MAFDPDSINFLNDGEAVDTNALLKYLQHQPPEVLERIARSVSPQVKQIISHNVQGLVGVLPGEAFNIKISTDRENLAGMLASAMLTGYFLRQMEQRMELETSIFDSLPSFGDDD
- the scpB gene encoding SMC-Scp complex subunit ScpB: MARLATTIEAILYLKAQALTLAEIAELACCDRDDAEEGLLELMADYAHRETALEVIETPNGYSLQLREDFQNLVQNLIPADIGKGALRTLAVIALKGPMIQTDLINLRGSTAYDHVRDLVEKGFVRKRRRSDGRSFWLQVTDKFHQYFQLNQLPGNIDQLLGESSSNTTKVQSASASKPEAAVESDEATETEAPTLADASDHNADGEVTDAEAHETATNESAPPAPPTVVGTISDEVLEREEQLYESELEADTITPDTVATAAT
- a CDS encoding aromatic ring-hydroxylating dioxygenase subunit alpha, which gives rise to MESTTATLNPQLTGQIVQNQIRTIGINPNYWYAVAWAKDVTADQQITPVKIWNQEIALYRDQTGQIQAVEDICPHKGVSLHKGSVKGDNIVCAYHGWEFSPAGECSNIPYYPTDQKLPRACLRTYPVRERYGLIFLFPGDQSRADSTPMLEIPQYDDPNYLMIPIGAEFESHYTICNENTMDVFHGHLHQNLQGWYDPILKQLQQTENSVCAEYQVSYSGIMTNFLGLNDSSGQTTQTITVDYVYPNYINTLKGSSFLYLMRLPIDPSHSRSFAMMFVKVRIPRWILDPIRTVLEPVIRERFFMRFLRQDIEMIESEYSHYKQDPERRYVEVNPAIIAVQRLMQRQHDRYISEQTKISSHHQPLQSQDRQAS
- a CDS encoding J domain-containing protein, which gives rise to MDIRKCCDLLDLRPGYSQEDLKQAYKDLVQVWHPDRFSHSERLKQKAESKLKQINLAYEVLDQALVKRAKLQAHRAAQSMNSPESVEEQIVRSAYEQSVAWGSRPGQRLRFQLSIVLWSVGMFGGLIGLIAMLAWLSSNLMLIWGAVVVVGGYFGLRWFHEQQQR